DNA from Gracilinanus agilis isolate LMUSP501 chromosome 3, AgileGrace, whole genome shotgun sequence:
taattttaaatttcagtttaaGCTTTTATAACTTTAATCTGAGCTAAGACTTTCGGGACACCCAGAATCTATTTCcctaaaaggaagataataataatagataattgCTTAGGATGTGTCATGCACTATGTTtcacaatttttatctcatttgatcctcccaacagtcCTTCCAGGGAGGTGGTTATCATCCcctttttacaattgaggaaactaaggccaacaggttATCCAAGTGacaacagctagaaagtgtctggagcCAAATCTGAACTCGTtttctgactgcaggcctggAGCTTTCTCCACTGGGCTGTgggccaacaaacatttattaagctcttattataTGCAGTGTACTGCACAAGAAGCTCTGAGCTTGCAAACATTAGAATACTTTTACAGTAATCGATTCCCGCCACTGACAGGAGAGCTCAGGCCACCAAGCACCTGCACCCGACTAGCCCGAGGATTCCAGACTGGATGGCTGTACCTCGAGCTTAATGCTGCCTGCGCTGCCACTGCCTGCACCTCCGCTGGTGGAGGCCCCGGTGCCCGCCAAACTCAAGGCCTGATCGCTCTTCTTCTTCTTGTACTTGTCCTTGTACATCTTGTTGCGGTGCTTCTTGCACATCCACGGCTTGCGCTGCTTGGCCACCTGGCTCGTGGTCTCGCTGCAGCCCTCGATGGTGCACGTCTTACTCACGCTGCCCCCGCTGCAGCTCCCGCCCGCGACCCCCGCGGACGCTCGGCCGCTCTCGCCTCCCGAGTGGGTCTCTTCGTCCTCCAGCTCCTCCGGGCTGGCCGTACTCTCACCGCCCCCCGGCGGGTCTGAGGTGTCCAGCAGATCCGCCTCGTCCTCGGCGGTCTCGTCTTCAGCATTTCCCGCCACTTCATAGCCGGACATGAGGTTCCCGGAGGCGCTGCAACTCCTCGGGGCTGGGGAAGGGGCTGTGGCCACCAAGGCCACCGGCCGCAGGATGGCGCCAGCTCCCGTTCCGGCAGCCGCCTCCTCTCGCGCGCCGCAAGGCTGCATAACCAGCAAGGTGAGCTGCGGGGTTGGGGGAGCAGCGGCCAGGGGGGCGGCGGAGCCGCCTGCCCCAGCCGGCTCGATAGCTCCCTGCGTCTCCGTGCTGCGGGTGCTGATCTGGGCCTGACAACCTAGCACCCTCCTCGCAACCGACCTGCCCGACCCAACGTCGACCCCAGCATCCGAGGCGGTAGGTACCGGCGCCGGCGCACAGTAGCCTTTCTTCCTGCGCCTGCGCCGCCCCACGCTGCAGGACGAGGGTGTTAGGGTGTTAAGAGAGGCTGCGTTTGAAAGCCTGGCGGGAGAAAGCGGCAAGCCCTACTCAGGCACCGAGGACTTAAGCGAGGCTCGATGGACTGCGCATGTGTAGAAAGATGGCCTCTGTCTTATTAAGGCCACTGAAAACCGTAGGGGGCGTTACCCGGAAGTGATCTTGTAATTTTATCCGGGGGATGGAGATTTGAGGAACTTTAATAATTTGTACCTTGATTCGCGGTTTTGCCTTGGTACCGTTAATTCTCACCCATATCCCACACCCTTTACCTATTTGGCCACTCTTTTATTTCTCGAAAGAAAAACCTGTTCATACTTCTTTATTGGTATTTTAACAATCCCATTTATTCTCACCTCTCCGGAAAGAATGCTTTATTCCTAATTTCACACTCCCCCAAAAAAGTTTTATCTGGGAAAGACTAATCAGGTTCTTTTTGTGGCATtgtaataaagagaaaatttcctTATCCTGGAGTTCCGTTATGTCAGTCCTTCTCCCAGTCTTATTTCTTTACACAAttcaactaaattaaattaaactcaaCAATTAACTACTGGAACAGGCCATTTCCACTTCTGCAAATTATggcctcttcctcttctcctagCATTAGTGGTTTTGGACgattttgcttctctttctcccttactATTTCTATCCATTTACTAAAGAATAAAACTCAGTACTCATAATTCCCCCAATTTTACCTAAAACCTGGTTCTTAATTTGACATCCTTGGACCCCTAAAaaaggatagatttcagggggaaTCCGAAATttgggaaaaatagatatttattttcacCAACCTTTAACTGAAATTATTCCTAGGGTATATACAATCAGTTATTTGGTATTAAGAGAGGAAACCAAGATTTGGTTAATAATACATagtagataattttaaattaatttatatttcttaggaattaatttctaaaatatttaacagaagctcagagttggaagggatttagAAGCAATCTAGATTAACCTATCCTATAGAATTCCTTTGAacaaaaaatatctttgaaataagCACTGTccctagagtcagaggatctgggttcaaattctacctttggtGCTTATTATGGGTATGAACTTTATCAGTTTCTTTGAACTTTAGTTACCTCATTGGTAAATGAGAGCATTGgattaaatatgaatatattaagctttactatgttccaggcactgtgctaagtgctagctCCAAATTTATATTTTGGTGATTACCAAAAAGTGTCATGTAGCTGTTAAAGGcttccaatgaagagaaaatcacTATCTCTGAAGGAGATCCCATAAATTGGGTAATTGTAATGGTTAGGagttttttccttacatcaaagcctaaatctgcctctctgcattTTCTATccattctttctaattctaatctTTTGGGGCCAAGCAGTGCAACTCTGATTCCTTTTCCACTtaacagtccttcaaatatttaaaaacaattatcaaGAAAGTCCtaaattttttcttcagttttaaatGGAGATTTGTGTGTTATACTGATAAATATGGATATatcaaacaaaagaataaaatcacTATGTGACTAAACTTGATAAGTTCTGGAAagctttttgttttatatgcagTGTTTCTCTGTTTAAGTTCTATGACTTATTTTAGTTCAGTTAACTAAaaattaagtatctactatacatgaagattttttttctactcaATTCTGGGTCCAATTTATTGATCATATATAGTGCTTGGTCAggattatttatttacatgtatttgtatatgtgtacatatacaggtatgtatacatgtgtatgtgttgCTAACTCAATGAATTTTCCAGTTGAATATCATATTATGATATATctttaaatgtaaataatataatcatttatatggagctttaaggttcataaatcattttcctcataataactTCATGAGGTACGTAGTAAAATATATTgcctttgttttataaatgaggacataGACTCTGAGAGTTACTGTAAATTTCCTATAATCAAACAAATACTTAAGAATTTGAGGCAGGACTCAAGCATGTGTCTTCCGACTACAGGTTTAATgctttattcactatgccataGTAAAGAGCAATATGCATTTATCTTTCAGTCTGTTTTTGAAGGGTGGATAGTTAAACCAGTGCCTTCTTGCATTATAGATTTTTCTAAAGATACTTTATAGAGTCCTGATGCTCAgctgtttttctccttttaaaccttaccttcttttagtatcaattttagaACAAAGGAGttgtaagggccaggcaattggggttaagtgacttgtgagtcacacagctaaaaagtatctgaggtcaaatttgaactcaagtcctctagACTCCAGTCCTTGTGCTCtatccctgtgccacctagcttcctcacAATTCTTTTCCAATAGAAGCTACATACAGAATATAGACTAAAGAGGGATTTCTTATTGTTGGAGAGTTCCTCAAGATTCTTCTGTTTGTTAATGATGCTGAGCTTGTATCAAGCTTGGGCACTCTGCCAAGTATCCTGGAAAAGATTCATAAACACTCAAAATAATTTGGCTTAAGCCTCCATAAATGAAATTGTAAAAATCTCTTTAAAGCTCCTGACCTTCAGCTTCTTGTTGAAACAAAGATTTATCTTTTTAATCAGTATTCAGACAATGTTGTTATATGGTTGCAAATGATGGAATGCTACAGTTTCTGAAGAATTAGATGAGTATCATAGTTAGGTTAATGAAGAGGTGCATGGTAGTATGACTAGACTGTGCCATATATGGATCATAAGCTTTGAATAAAGACTGCCTTTGAATCAAATAATGcccattataaataaataaaataaaatactttaaataaaataaaattaaattaaaactttgaATAAAAAATGCCATCAAATGAAAATCTGAGTGAAAAATAAGAGGGTCAGTCACATGGCAAGAGTGAGGAATTAGTGGCAAGTTCCAGTGCTCTACTTGTGTTATAGCAATATTAGTGGAAAGTTAGGGAGCCCCCACCCCATGTTAGATGGCCTCTTGACTTTGAATTGGAGGTCCATGGCAAAAGCACTAAAGCCCATCTTCTGAACACTAATAATTTCCTAGTTATGTCATATGAATAAGAAGTATGGGATGCCATCATCTCTGAAGAATATAAGTTATAGATAACTAAAAGGTCAATGGAAAAATGCTTGGGAGTATATAACTAGGTTATTACATATCGCCAAAAATGATTTTCACATGAGACGTTGTGAAAAAACCCACTTTATCATTCATGACatatattcaattcaatgaatatttgttaagaGCCTTGTGTGTGAAATGAACTGgccttgaggatacaaagacaacaaaATAGGCCCTGACTTAAAAGAGTTGATATTTCACTGGAGGATATAACCGGTaactggaaaatatattttgagaaaGGAGGGAACATTAACCTGGGTGGATTAACAAAGGCTTCACCTAAATTGTAGCAACTGATCTGAGCTTAAAAAGAATTGGTTCTGAAAAGCAAAGATAAGGAGGGAATAGCTGGTTGGCCAATTTGGCCAAGAGTAGAGTGCATGAAAGAGAATAATGCCAAAAGTTAGTAAAGATAGATTGAATCTGGATTTTGGAGAATCTCAAATTCTAGACTCAGGAGCTTGCGTTTTCATTAAGAAGCAATGGGAAGCcactgagtattttttttttcacttttcctttggTGTATTTCTGTATCTTTAATATGTAGagctatttatttgtttttttaaaaattgtagagtatttttacatgtttacatgagtatttttaaaaaatccttcccttccctcaaagagcagtaaggactagatgatggtggttaagtgacttgcacaggatcacattgctaggaagtgtctgaggccatatttgaacccaggatctcctgtttgtaggtctggctctctatccactgaggcacctgcCCTTTTACCCATCTTCCCTCATACTTTTTAACAGGGAAGTATCATGGTCAGACATatgccttaggaagattattttgtgtCTGTGAGAATGATgatttggagaagagaaatacTTGAAGCAGGAAGGCCTATTAATAGGCTTTTACATTATAGTCCAGTCATCTACATAGGGGGCAATCCTGGCTTACCCAGGGACTAAATAATTATGTATCAGAAAATCACTTGAacatagaattcaagaaaaaagagtcAGATGTTCCTGAAATACATTTCAAGCTATGAACTGTTAAATTTCCCTTCTTTAGTGTAGGCAAATTTATGGCTGAGACTAGTTATCCAAAATTAGAGTATCTTTTCTCTTGGACCATACTAGAGAAAACTGATAAAtccttttattccctttttctaAGCTCCATCAGGACTATTGggctcacatatatatataattatatcactTATTTATCCCAAGATTATATTAAAATCCGTaagtcaaggggcagctgggtagctcagtggagtgagagtcaggcctagagtcgggaggtcctaggttcaaacccggcctcagacgcttcccagctgtgtgaccctgggcaagtcacttgacccccattgcccacccttaccaatcttccacctatgagacaatacaccaaagtacaagggttttaaaaaaaaatccctaagtCAAATCCTTTAATACTCAGATACACAGGTAGATCTATTTGTGGTTTTGGATGTTTCCCATCTGTATTTGCCTTTGGAACAACATCCCATAACAGTTTGAAAATGGTTCAGTTTGGTAATTTTATGGACTTTTAGTCAGTCTTCCaataaattaacaagcatttgttaagcacacTATGGACCAGGCACTATCCTAAActttgggaatataaagaaagaagaaagtgcattctctgtcctcaagatattttaatgagagagaaaaatatgcaTACAGTGATGTACATACAAGAGAGATATTTTCACAATGTTAACATCCCAGCtttgcaatttatttttcattgattgaATTTTAGGTTAGATTCTTCCTGGTGCTGTGGAAAGTTAATTTGTACCCCTTTTTGGCTCTCTCCAAAGCCTTTTGATTTGAAAACTCAAACAGTTTGATTATTAAGCAGAAGACTGTTTCTTCCCAGGCTAGGTTGGGCCCTCCTTTCTTTTGTCTAGATGTAAAAATTAGCAGGTTTTTACAAGGACTAGCTCCTTGTTTTTCTGTAAATAAAGTGAGTGATGAAGTCATCAATCAGCCAGGCAGACACAGGGTTGGAAGTTTGATGGGGCCACATGCCAGTGACTTGGGTCTGAAGATCCCCCACTTTCTGGAAAAAAGTCTCTTGAGTTACAGAGAAAATATATTGACTTTCCAAGCAGGTAGtcaggttttttcttcttttgttcccaAGCCTGGTGGCTCAGCAGCTTTTGCTCACATCTTTCTCTGGTAGGACCCACTCAGGTTATTTTAACATCTGTTCAGATTCTGTAGCAAGTCTACAGGCTAGTTTAGAAATCTTTAGtagttttttaataaaataatactatatAACTAAAAATACAGCCTCTAGAGAACTTCATTAATCACAATGTTCAGGATAATGTCTTAAtcctattaataaaatatttctaaatcacaACATATTGTGAATTTCTTTTGGGAAGGCTGGTTGTTGACAATTAAAAAccataataatgatagctagcatttacatagtgcttatttgtacagtgctttaccaatattttctcattttactttcatAACAATctgggagctattattatccctattgtGCAGATGATGAACTCTCTGTaagtagagattaaatgacttgcccatgatcacacagaaattatatgagaacagatttgaactcaggcccttctgactctaggctcagcattctatctactttaCTACCTAACTGCCAAAGTTCAAAACCTACCTCAGGTACTTATTAGTCCTGTGATCCCtggcaaggcacttaatttctgtctgcctcagtttccttctctataaaatggtgattgctatgaggattaaatgagatatttgtaaaatactttgcaaactttaaaccaCTGTGTGTAACTTATCTAGCAACTagataaatgctagttatcatcatcattttcattagTATTCTTGACTCAAGCTCTGTTGCTCTAaccactgaacaacctagctgTCTAGTTCATCTGAACTGCAATGTGGAAATACTATTAATTTTGCACTCAGAGAATAGTACTAGCTGACATTGCATCTAGATGAAAGGTTTATCTTTTGAGATCTGGAGAACTGTTTCCTTTGACTATAATAACACATCATATAAaagtttagttaaaaaaaaaagttgtttcagTGCCTACCAAGCAAGaataaaatgtctttttgttGACCGATATTGACCATGTACAGATTTAAGCATACCCTTTGCCATTCATATTTTAACtct
Protein-coding regions in this window:
- the LOC123241257 gene encoding LOW QUALITY PROTEIN: regulatory factor X-associated protein (The sequence of the model RefSeq protein was modified relative to this genomic sequence to represent the inferred CDS: inserted 1 base in 1 codon; deleted 2 bases in 1 codon); its protein translation is MGVFGTGGGIVKAETPPHFCTRPLTILGSVHHAFGVKLPELAYLVNRINGTKAKPRIKVQIIKVPQISIPRIKLQDHFRVTPPTVFSGLNKTEAIFLHMXQSIEPRLSPRCLSRACRFLPPGFQTQPLNTLTPSSCSVGRRRRRKKGYCAPAPVPTASDAGVDVGSGRSVARRVLGCQAQISTRSTETQGAIEPAGAGGSAAPLAAAPPTPQLTLLVMQPCGAREEAAAGTGAGAILRPVALVATAPSPAPRSCSASGNLMSGYEVAGNAEDETAEDEADLLDTSDPPGGGESTASPEELEDEETHSGGESGRASAGVAGGSCSGGSVSKTCTIEGCSETTSQVAKQRKPWMCKKHRNKMYKDKYKKKKSDQALSLAGTGASTSGGAGSGSAGSIKLEESTDCSASIGKQRTGSIGDRPARPTLLEQVLNQKRLALLRSPEVVQFLQRQQQLLNQQVLEQRQQQQFPGASV